One Papaver somniferum cultivar HN1 unplaced genomic scaffold, ASM357369v1 unplaced-scaffold_135, whole genome shotgun sequence genomic window, TAATAGTGTTTTATCTTCCCTGGTAAGGAGTTCCAAGGTTGGTTAAACAGATGAAACATTTGAAATTTAGTTGTACAACGTAGTGCATTTGCTTATACTCTTAAATGAATTCATAGGCACTTGAAGACCCCTTCAATAGCTTAGAAGGTATAACGTGCGAGAAAGCTGATGAAGGATTGTATTTGTTCCCGCGCATCCAATTCCCTCAAAAACCAATCAAAGATGCTGATGCTGCAAAGACTGCCCAGATGTGTTTTAGGCTAAGTGCCTTCTGGAAGCTACCGGTATTGTTGTACTGCCTGGATCTGACTTCGGACAGGTGAAACCGTGCACTCATCTTATTTACTTCGCTTATTAGCAGCATCTTTACGTATATTCTTTGTTTTTCACTTGGGCATATATGAGAACGTCGGTTGATTCTTTTTGTATGTTATTTTTGCTTTTCTATGGAATAGGTTCCCGGTGTATGGTTTATTGGATTGTCGATTCTACTTCAAGAGGAAAAGATCCAACGGGAAGACATTACGGTTATCATCTCGCGCTTGACAAACTTCCACAAAGATTTCATGGCTAAGTTCCATGATTTAGGAAACATATATTGGTCATGGTCTTTTGGAAATGAAGCCCATCCGTTTTAGTTTTACAAAAAATGAAACTTTGTTCATAACTTTTGATGCTGCAGCATGCTttttttatctgaagttctgaaCTTAAAAAAGAACCTTGTTTTTAGGCATACCCAATAATTTTAGGGCATACCCAAACACTAGTCCTAACTAGAGTGACCTGATAAGGGGTACCCTCTGGGTGTTAAATTACCTAGATACCCTTAAATCCTTTAacttactaatctatccctaaccctaataaaAAAACCTATAATCCATAAACCTAAAATCATTTTTTTATTAAACCCTTCTACTTCTCCACAGCCGAACCTCCTCTCCtcgttttttttttcatcgcCTCATCGCCGAAATTTGATTGTCGATTCGTGAAGAGTTAATCAACGATTAAACTCATTTATATAATGGCTCGTTGTAAGCAAGTATCTCATTCTAACGATCAATTGAACAACCCATTGGGGAACTaactcaaaatcaaccggaaaaacaaactcaaaatcaaccacacaATCAACCTTCCGAAGAGATTCAAGAAGAAACAACTGCGggaatgagaataagaaggttagttctacaaacccatcttgtatttgatgtttttgattggtatgaatgatttaattcgtcaaaaaaaTGATTGTGCGGCGGTttcagggtatggttcggcgtaaaacAAACCATAGATGTGCGCCGAACTGtacttgaaactgaaccctgaaagtgcatatgaacggttcGGCGCACAACTGATTTCAGATATAAGCCGAACCTAATAACACAGAGCcatatatttaggatcggcttattcgatggtgttggttttgtgccgaatatgttttgtgaatttcagaaattttgcatgtgctcaGGATCGGCTTATATGGCATTGTTAGTTTTGTGCCCAATCTTAGGATCGACCTATATGGCattgttagttttgtgccgaatattgAAGTTCGGCTTATAATTATCTTGTCGTATGAGCCGAACCtttctctgtgtaagctaatgaaaatttcaagacatggttcggctcatatgtgttatttaggGTGAGCCGAGCCCTTTTAACTTtgatacttgtgtcaggaccaatgcagctgcaaagaggaagaagatggaggtaacaccttctacttcaaaaactcccgatcctcgaggaggaggtaGGAAAAAATTGGGAGTGGGAGGTAGAGGAACTGACATTTTAGAAGAAGGATATGAAGGAATGGCTGAAGATGTACAAATTGATGAACAAAGAAGAGTTGAAATACAAGGAATGGCTGAAGATGTACAAATTGATGAACAAGGAAGAGTTGGAATGGATGAAGATGAACAAGGAAGAGAAGAACATCAAGAAGTTCGCCAAGAACCACAACCCCAAgcaaaacccaagaaagacaggaaaggtaagaaggtggcagaacccgggAAACAGAAGGACGATGATgaaccctttttaaccttgctatcGCCAGTTCCACTTCGCTCACAAATCAATTCAAACCGATTCCCTCGGCTTTGTCGTCCTTTAACTAGTAGGCAATtcatcttcatcgcgtgttcctcagccCAAACCACTGCTTCGGCTTTAGTTTTCCATCTCTACATTCATTCAAAAACAAATAATTAGTAACAAAAACTTCGGAATATTCctacaacattaaggtaaacaccAAGtccttacataccaaatcattttggaagatccttggtatcctcgtgaattatctcTACCGGaacaggttgattttccatagtTACAGGTccgccaagcacgatctacaaagaatatcacaaggttaaatactaGAAAAGGAATATAATAGCAATGTTCGGCTCATTCgacaatcatattatgtgccgaaccatgaacatttataggtttcggctgatacgacattctcaatatgtgccgaaccaagaACAAAATTTTAACCCAACAAATAACAAATtaatgttcggctcatactataATAACATTATATGCCAAACCTTGAACATTAGGgtgtttcggcttatacgaagtTATCAATatatgccgaaccaataacattaCTTTAACCCCAAAtatttacaaattcatgttcggcttatactattttgaatatataagccgaacctgtaataatttttattccgggctattcaggatgtagttcggcttactatgaaactttcatatgaGCCGAACTACTGTCTAGCAAAAGGgctggaattgaaaattataggttcgacgCATgttgtaaacagattcagtgagccgaaccgttcatgtTGAAAGTGGAAAATATAGGTCGGCGCATGCTGTAACCAAAgaatgagccgaaccgttcatcatttggttgattcggctcatagatgtcagCCGAACCTGATCCTGATAAGCCGAACCATGAagcaaaaatccaaacttttgataatttggagttatagaagtgagattgagcataagataaaagtgtacctgtgtattagaagcattgggttcctcatatatgtactcatcaactggatttggctcataaaaatcatcattttgAGTTTGTGTTTGTGCTTGAGCTTGTGTTTGtgcttgagtttgtgtaaaatcattctcataatctaagaaaaaATCCATtggggaatcattgttgtagttgatatgtattttcctaggttttttagatgaattatgaccctcctcattctccattgaatcaagaatccAAATTTTttaactttctccttctctttctctccttcttaaccaaaactttgattttttttttccacaaaattttttcatctaaacaaccttataattctgaaaaaatTAACTTAACCACTAAAcaaaaattttaatcactaatccaaattattaacactaatacataaagggcagatttgtcattataaaaaaatttggttaaggggctaTCTCATTTTGTTATTTAACATCCCCTTTTCAAATAGTGGAGTATGCCTTGAcagtttttggtatgcccaaaaacaTGGTTCTTAAAAAAACGCTTAAAGTTTATACATTGCTTTCAGTAATTGAACAGCCAACACGGCTGATTGACGATTCTGACTAACATGGCTTGGTCCATAACTCAGAACATTTGTTCTCCGACTCGAATGGCCTGAAATTCGAATCACATCGCGAGTCACTTGTGTCCAAAATTAATACTAGTACGTATGTTTGCATCTGACTCGTGATCTAAATCTGAGTCGATCCTGACTGCGCGCGAGTCAGATGTTAAACCGTGTTTTTTTAGTTTTAGTCAAATCCGACGCGCTATCTGATGAGTTTCCCTGACTCGGACCTATTTGAATCACGAAACAAAATGCCATGCTGGTTGAGTGACTCGAAAACAAAACATACTGAATCAAAATTTAGATGAGTTAGATCCAtattaaaaaaaggaaagaaagttgacatCTATTGGGGACCTGGACGAGTCAACAAATGGACTTGGCAGATTTACCACCAGAGATTGGGTAAAAATAGTCGCCGAGTGATTATGAACCACACTGTCAAAgtaaagaagaggagaagaggagaaggaaaaaaaattagtaaaCCGAGAAAATGAATAAGAAATGGCGAGGTTTTGCGGCTAAAAAATCCAATTCGATTTCAAAAATGATCCTACCAAATCTGTATGATTATGTTCTTCATATCTTGTAGATAGGATTTCCGTGCATGGAACGTTCCATCTATCGCTATGTTATCATGTATCGAACTTTGTGGGACAAAAGCACTTTGATAGTGGCTTATTAAGAATGGGAGAAGTGGCCTAATTCGGTTGACTAgaatttttgaaattattttataaGTGATATTGCAGATTTCTATGGGTCTGAACTGAGATGATTTTAATTGGAGGTTTTGAAGTGGTCGACTTATTAAAGAATTGTTGAAGTTCGTTTATTTCGGACGGGTCCAGATTCGGGTGATGGACCGATTTAGAAGTATTAATCGTCTTCCCTGCATAAGGGTTTTAAGGTTTTGGTTGCTATGATTGGAAGCTTTATATGTGATTAGTAAGTCATCCGCATACATTAAATGAATAATGGGTggtgttttattttgatatgtcgagTCCCCGAATTGACTTTTGATTTTGTAGGTTTCCTTGATTTGTAGATAGGATTTTCAAGCTTTTTCCATGTTAAAAAGCTTGGTGATCTGTATGATTATGTTCTTCACCTCCCTAACATAcaattacaaaaacaaaaaataatgatTACTCAAATTACCCAATTACAAAAACACAAATTAATTATCCtttgaaataaaataataatcagTAGAACAAAATTATACAATCAACAAAAATCTCAAAACTCAAGCCCTACCATACATCTATTGAGTATCAGAAACAATTATCAGAAACCCAAAACTCTTCTCCATTTCCTTAGCGGTACAATTCTTGGTCCAAGATGATAATAACATTTctattaattaagaaaaaaaataaaatattccaatttcaattctcatcaagaaatttcaaaaaatattagTTCACGCATCAAACCCTAAGTCTGTCCACCAACACCATTAATAAAATCCACCCTTAGTTTGTTCACGCATCAGATCCACCTCATCTAATAACAACACTAATCGGAGCAAAAACAGAACAAATGTGTACATATTCTTCTTATctaagaaacaaaagaaaaacaaattaaaatgaaTGGATTTGTCGATAAATACCCGCGAATGGTTTTTTTTATGAATTGAcgatgaatcgattcatgaaaattttatgCATCGATGATGAAGAcgagtttgaaatgaagaagaagaagaagagaggaagaggaAGACGAGTAGCGAATGGGTGAGTGGGTgtggcagttttttttttttagattagggttaatgTATCACGGTTAGGATTAGGATTAAGGTTAACGTTAATTAGGTTAAGGGAAAATTcgtaaaaccatggtccccaataTAGGGTTAGGATTAttgttaggacatcccttatcaatatagggtaggtggcctaataagaccatggtcccaaaaaaaagaaccattttttggggaccatggttttttttttggggaaccatggtcttattaggccacctaccttacaatgataagggatgtcctaacaaTAATCATACTTAGCAAGTTTACTAATTTGCCCTTAACCTAATTAACATTAAccctaatcaaaaaaaaaaactgccgcACCCACTCACCAATTCCCtactcctcttcctcttcctcttcctctattcttcctcttcttcatttcaaactcgtcttcatcatcgattcataaaattttctcgACAAACCCATTCATTAAAATAGGTTAAGGGCATCGATTCATTTCGACAAACCCATTCATTGAAATGGACattttgtttttcatcgattcaattgaatagaaatcatcaaaataggcttGAAATGGTAGTTACAGTGTTGAGTTCGGTTATAACGTGTTTTCTATTTTCCCTAGGTTCCTAACCGAACTCactgaactgaagaacacgaagaacagttcggttctatgtgATTCAGACTTTGTTACCGAACTGtagagttcggttgtttcgcaaagaaattgtaaaatttccatgtaaccgaactgtagggttaaaaacaatagaaagaaattttgaggatGTAACCGAACCTTACCACTTTTCCCATTAGTTTTATTAGTCTTATAACCGAACTCTGAACTATGAGTTCGGTTCGATCGCAAACATCTTCAAACtttcatgtaaccgaactgtagggttaaaaacatagaaatattttttttttgtatgtaaccgaaccttactGTTATTCCCATTATTTTGAGTACTGTAAGCACCGAACTATGACCACTGAGTTCGGTTCGATCGCAAACATTTTAAAAcgtcaatgtaaccgaactgtagggttaaaaacatagaaagaattttttttatgtaaccgaaccttactGTTATTCCCATTATTTTGAGTACTGTAAGCACCGAACTATGACCACTGAGTTCGGTTCGATCGCAAACATCTTCAAACtttcatgtaaccgaactgtagggttaaaaacatagaaataatattttttatGTAACCTAACCTTACTGTTATTCCCATTATTTTGGGTACTGTAAGCACCGAACTATGACCACTGAGTTCGGTTCGATCGCAAACATTTTAAAACCTCAATGTAACTGaactgtagggttaaaaacataaaaacaattttttttatgtaaccgaaccttactGTTATTCCCATTATTTTGAGTACTGTAAGCACCGAACTATGACCACTGAGTTCGGTTAACTGTCAAAAAATGGCAgattgcgaaccaaccgaacataacgctgcatGACAGAACTTCCATTGATATGAAGTTcgataacctgcgtgtttggcTCAAGTAGCCGAACTACATCTTCAaactagttcggttacttgttcatctcacaaggaaaccgaacaacaccttcagatgagttcgattacttgttcatcctcacaaggaaaccgaactacaccttcagatgagtttggttacttgttcttcatataaaataactgaactgttcaaaatccagttccaaATCTTACATTTTTGGGGAATTTTTATCATTtaaacatacattatctaagtttgcatcacttgaatactcaaatggggtgaattggaatttttttttatttttcatgtttttcttcttcatcttctctaactctaatcTCACAAAATTCTACTCATAATCatttactcaactaataataaacccatcttttaatttaatctcactaattatttttaactaaatcatttcactaatcataacctaaaattaattatgagggtagtttaggtattaatataaacatcagatatggggtgacctagaattacttctaatgtctttacccaagatagaatcatggtccccaaaaaaagcttcaaaaaaaaccatggtccccagaaAATGGTTATTTCGAATATGGACCAAGCCCAATATATAATGGAATGAATTATATATGAaccatgttttagggcatataacaataatcatttcactaatcaaaaAGAAAGATCGTACATAAGAAATTCCGTTGTGGGGCATAACCTACACATCACTGTTTGCTTCCAGTTTTGTTGTGGCATAGCGTTACATTTTCCGGCTTTAGATAAACTTTACGGttggtttttcattttacttcTTATGatcttttgaaatttgaatttgatggTCGTTTGATGTTGACAATTGGTTGTATTGATTCGCTTATTATTGTTGTCTTGTTTTAGATAGTGACAATAGCTGAGAATCTGAAATAGCCTTTGACTATGATAAGTTGATTTTGAAGTTTCTGATAATGTGGTGTCGGATGAGGATTTCCTAGTCAATTAGACTTTGTTTTCTAAAAAGTAATGTAGATCACCAGGCTCTTTTGCTGCTTACTGTTAGGATGCAGAATCACATTTTTGGTAATCTCAAAAACGAGTTAAAAACAAGGTAGTGGAAAGTGTCACCATCTCTTGTGGAGGGCATATCCCCAAAGATTTTACAGTGTACCTCATTGACATGTAATTGTAATTTATCAGCCTGGGGGTTTTCTTTTCTGTTCTCTTTGAGTTTATGGTTTTGGAGTCTGTGACTGTGTAGAACATGTAATAAGATAAGTATTAGGTATTAGATGGAGGCGTGTTTGGTTGGACATAATTAGGTATTGTAGGTGGTacgatctgttttttttttttaatgtttgacTGGACATATGAGAGAAATCTCCTTGCAGTTGTATAGCATCTCtagagcctagttagcaattcgggatacggGAAACGTACGGAGCGGCATACGTACGTGCATTATTCGTTTTTAAGAATTGCAAATTCGGTCCACTATTCGGTCAACCAATTATGATTCGTGGATAGTACGGAACggtatacgtacgtgtataattcgtttttgaGATCTTGATTCGGTACTGAAAATTCGGCACTTATAAAAAGTAGGAAAAGTGCTTTTCATAAGTGATTTTAACATTTATACAGAATATTTTCATTACATCTGTATTTAAGCAGCAAAAACCATCTGGCTCAGTGGTTAGTTGCTTAGTAGACGAGTCAAGGTCGCTTGTTCGACTCCTACACTCGtcaatttttggaaaaaaatgacTTTAAATGAGCATTGGGCTTTGGAAGGAGGCTTGGTAGATGAGCCCATTAAAATGGGCTTTCTAAACTCTAAACAAACTTGGCGTATTTAAGTCACGAATCTGATACGGGACGCCAAAGTCGCGTATAGTTCGGCTTCCTCACAAAATCCGCGAATTAGGTTCCTGCTTTCAATTGGACGGACGAATAGGTCGTTGCCGTGCGATACGTGaaaattcgcgaatcattcacagaattgctaactaggctctaGAGTATGAAGTTGCATCATATAGACTACAGagtgtattggttaaagaatttGGTCCAATAATATCATACCACACTAACTACACTACTATAAGCTAGTACATCTGTGTATGTGCCTAATATTGATGGAGAACTAGTCTGAAATATTATCTTACAGAGGCTTAAATAATCTTCACTGCCTTATTTAATTGATATTCCGGTCTTGGATACTTGTTTGTTGAAAGACAGCACACAGAATACACTATACTATACTATCTTAATCTAGCTAGTGATCAGTAAATTAGCGTGTAGTAAACATCGTTCGCTAGTACGATCTCTTGCTTGTTTTTGACGTTTAAGTATACCATTAAAAGATGTGTTATTAGTTTAACTCTAGAAAAGTCACCATACTACCAGACTACCTAGCAATGGTattgtttttctctttcttcttcatcacttcttTTCTGGTCAACTGATCtgtttcattttcttcatcacttCTATTCTCGTCAAACTtgtagtttctttttcttcttcttcacccatCCAAAAACACAACTCAAAAGAATCTGAAATACTTCAGACATActtctaagaagaagaagatttcttaggATGTTCAACTAATTACATGGATGCAAAGGTACGTACTGGTTTTCCCACCGTTTGCAGGCCAACTCAAGCTTGAAGCACGATGATATTTCCTTTCAAAAGGAAACTGGTTGCATGTCTAAACATCTCttattctattttcatcattatTCCGCTCAAGATATTTAATTGTTCAAGTGAAAATGGACTTGATACAGATGCTTACCAAAAGAGATTTAAAACATATGGTTTGAACAAAATTGTAAAAAAGAAGGAAAAGCTTTTACATTTGTGTGTCTTACCTGCTGAAAACAATATATGAAGCTTTCTACGATTTCTTTGGAATCCATTATATTGGATCATTGGAGCTGCAGCCATTGCTGTAAGTCTTTTCCATGCATttcttattactattattatagATTTTGATTTTCATTATTAAGTCTTGTAATCTGTTTGTTTTTTTGCAGCATACACCACAGGTTTGGCTAATTTCTGTAGGAATTATTGCACTCATCGTAATCAATTCGATTATTCGTTTAATCGAAGAGAATTACGCTGGAAATGCTGCTACTTTAATGGCTAGACTTTCTCCTGATAAAGCTAAGGTAAACCCACTTCTTTAGCCTTTGCtctaaattcattaatttaatgaTAGTGAAATTGTGGTGAATGCACCATATAGATTTTATAactttttgtgtttgtttaatAAGGTCCTTCGTGATAGAATCTGGAACGAAATAGATGCGACTTTGCTCATTCCTGGAGATATAATCAAGATTAAGCTTGGTGATATAATCCGTGCTGATGTCCGTCTCCTCAAAGGAGGTCCTGTAAAGATTTATAAGGTGTGTGTTTTGACAAGCAACATTCAGTCTATAATTGTTGTTCAGTTCTTGATGAATGCATGGAAATTGAAtagttacttgttggatgttCTGTTATGTCATTGCAGGGCCCTCTTACTGGCGTATCCTTTTCAAGAGATACCTACAAAGAGGATTTTTTCGCCTCTGGGTCGATTTGTACACAGGGTGAAATAGATGCTGTGGTGATTGCTACCGGAAGTCGTACGAAGTTTGGAGAACATACACATCCAGTAGATACTACAAACCAAGATGATCAATATCAAAAGGCGAGAACTGTCACCTTTGTTGTAATCAGCGATAACTAATTGTTGTGTTAACTTGTTGGTCTGATACTGGTTAATTGCTGCTGTTCAGGATTTCACTGCAATCCTTCAATTCTGCATGTGTGTAGCAGTTGTTGCGATGCTGATAGAGACCGTTGTGATGTACCCCCATTCAACAACGTGCTTATCGTACGGTAATTAACAATCTTCTGGTTCTTCTGATTGGAGGGATCCCAATAGCCTTGCCTACAGTGCTCTCCGTGATAATGGCAATTGGCTCCCATCGCTTGTCTCAGCAGGTTGGTTCCGAGTTATGTTGGTGATGTGATTAATTGATAGATTTTGTTGGTGTTAATTGTTGTAAGAGCGAAATTTATGATGTTCAATTAGTTGTTCATATTCAGATGATAATTCTTCCTACTTCTTAGTTAATGATGTTCAATTACTTAATTGAGAAATTTAAGTTTGGGATTTCATTATCGTTTATGGTAATTTTTAACTGAATAAATACAACTTAGCACAGTTTTTACGAGGTGGGGTGGTTGAATTTCTCTTTAGTTATCCAATTCCATGGCCACACTGCCGGAGTTCTAATTTGCTAGGGATTCCCAGTACATTTGTTGTTCCATGACCATCCATTGTTCAGAGAGTTCACTCCATGACTTGAATCAAGTATGCGGCACAGATAGCACAACCTCTTTTTTCATCATCGATCAAAATCTTTATCTGATGAAAAATTTGCCAATTAGCTTCCTTTTGGCAGCTGCAATGAGGAAAAAGAAAACTGGGAGTCGAGCTCAGGTCTCCAGAGCTGGAATTCTTACCACTAACTACAGCCACATTGGTGACTGAAATCTCCAAAATAGCTTTATAGTTTACATGGAAATGACCCGCTCTCAGAATATTTAGTTTACACGGAGTCTTTTGAAGTGGAGAACAAATTAACCCGACGAACCATGGTGTCGTTTGTTGGGtgtaataatcaaaaacaaagaaaaatcaaataagcaacagttattgatacttagctcctttttAATGGAAGTggttgctttgacgaaacgaacaagctcctcATATCTCAGCAATAGCAAcagggcaaaactttggaaaacagagtgagtcgcgtgttcaacacgctgtccttaagacattagcgcccggctacactcaagagtgatgctataaccctcacaggacggatatctccaggataaaacaccctaatacatctactactagcatatgtagtagatgctcaacttgagcttggcaactccgaaaaaatattaaggaaaatcgcgaatgctaaagaaatcaatacaaaatattttctcttggaggtctctctaaaatatagagaaaccccttgggggtctctctaaaatatagagaaacccctttcccatgttttcccttaagggtccctctaaaatatagagcaactccTTTACCATGacttttacaaaagtagtgaatttgtttctataattgacaaatacaacttaagaagagctactccccgatgtgggactaaaaatcttatatagtctcttaaaacaattaagagtggaaactccactatgtgagactaataagtttttcattcacaaaagaaacattaaattaaaatcttaaaaagtattttattaatcgtttttccaacaatcccccacatgaatgaaaactcaataaaacgtgaaaaacacagatagatcttggtaaatcaacaacccaatctcacAACCCGAACTGACTGAATAGACAgacagatcgtgcatgttgaagtcatactagccatttcaacgtcctctcattcacacaacagtgtgttgaTCCCAGGGTCTTACTATGGATTGcgtaaatcataatagtatagagagctttcatatTTAGTTTCTCATAAGTGAGACTCaaggtttctttcaccaaagtgaaaaaatcATGAAGTAGTGAACCCTTaatgacccttaggtcctaagaact contains:
- the LOC113333960 gene encoding ATPase 4, plasma membrane-type-like, encoding MARLSPDKAKVLRDRIWNEIDATLLIPGDIIKIKLGDIIRADVRLLKGGPVKIYKGPLTGVSFSRDTYKEDFFASGSICTQGEIDAVVIATGSRTKFGEHTHPVDTTNQDDQYQKDFTAILQFCMCVAVVAMLIETVVMYPHSTTCLSYGN